Below is a window of Ralstonia nicotianae DNA.
CGTTGAGGCCCAGCCGCACCTGGCCGGCCGAGGCCTGCGTCATCCAGTTGCCCGACGTATCCTTGCCGGGCGGCCCGATGGCGATGACCGGCGGCTGGATCACCTTGAGATTCAGGGTCGTCCCCAGCAGGCCGGGCAGCGTCAGGCCGGTGGAGATCGCCACCGCGTTCTTGTTGTTGGCGATCTGCGCGGCCGTCGTCACCAGGTCCAGCACGTTGAGCTGCGCATTCAGCACAGACTGGTCGTTGCCCGCCTGCGCCAGGAACTGCAGGACACCGGGGGTGCCGGTGCTGTTGCCGACGTTGATCAGCGTATTGCGCAGCAGCGCCCCGAGCACGAGCGTGTTCGGCGCCACCACGGTGCCGACCGACACGCCGGTGAGCCCGTTCTGCCCGCCCGCCGACACCACCGCGCTGACGAGTTGGCTGAGCGAGACCTGCGCAGCGATCAACTGCTGCACGGTGCCCACGTTCAGCGCGGCCATCAGGTCGGACACGCGGATCGTCGTGTTCGCCAGCCCCTGGTAGGACACTAGGTCCAGGTTGAGCGCGCTGTTGCCGTTGCCCAGCAGCGCACCCAGCACCGAGTTGAGCAGCCCGGTATTGGTCGAGGCCAGCCCCGACCCGAGCGAGAACGACACGATCGCGGTGTTCTTGGCGATGGCCGTGGCGGTCAGGGTACGCTGGCCGACCGAGAAGAAATACGGCACGTTCTGCGTCAGCGTGACCTGCGCCGCGTTGACGGTGCCGATGCAGCCGGTGCTGCCGCTGGCGCAGAAATAGGAGGGCGCCGCCGCCGTGTTCGTCGCGTTCCAGACGCCCGGCACCACGGTGGGCGTGACGCTCAGGCCGTTCTGCGTCACGCTCTGCTGGGCGACCTGGGTCGGGATGTCCAGCCGCTGCGCCGCCGCCATCGCCGCCATGTCCGCCGCGCGCTGCAGTGCGCGCTGCGTGAAGAACACGTTGCCGATATCGACGCTCACCAGCAGCGTCAGGCCGAGGGTCGCGACGAAGACCGTGGTGAGGAGGCTGACCACGCCCCGCGCTGTCCGGCGCAGGCGGTCTGTCGGCATGGAGGGCGCAGTGGAACGTGTCACGATGGTCGCGTGCGGGAGCGGGCTAGCGCGACGACGTGCCGGCGGGCGCGGTGGGCGCGGCGCCGCGCTGGCCTGCGCTCCCCTGCGACAGGCCGGGCATCGGCCGGCTGAAGCTATCGAGATAGCGCTGGTAGGCCAGCGCCGCCTGTTCGCCGCGCAGCGGCACGGCGTCGCCGGCATAAACGCCGTCGCGCTGGGCGGACATCAGCGCACGCGTCGAATCGTTGACGCGGGGGCTGGCCTGCCGCGCCGCCTGCGTGGCGTCCGCCGCGCCGGAAAACCCCTGCGCGCCGGCCAGCCCGCTCCACGCCAGCGAGGCGGCGCACAGCAGGTACACGATCTTGGATGTCATTGGGCTGCCTCCAGGTTGTCGAGCAGGCGTCCGCGCTGGAAAGCCAGCGGCGCCGAAGACCGCGGCGCAGCGGCCGCCGGCATCACCGCCGGGTTGGCCACCACCGCGCGCTGCACCGGCTGCGGTGCCGTGTCGCGGGCCACGCGCCGGTCGCGCCAGGCGCTGCGCACGCGGGCGGCATCCTCGTCGATGGCCTTGCGCGCGGCCTCGCTCAGGCGTGCGTGCGCCGTCAGCGCGGCCGCGGCCTCCTTGCGGTCGTTGACGTCCAGCCAGATCGCCAGGTTGCCGGCGATCTTCGGGTTGGCCGCGTCCAGCTGCGCGGCCTGCATCAGCGGCACGCGCGCCTGCTCGACCTCACCGGCACGCATGAGCGCGTAGCCGAGGTCGCTCTCGGTGCTGGCATCGGTCGGGTTGCCCCGGGCGGCCAGTTGCAGGCGGCGCACCGCTTCCGCGAACCGGCCCTGGCGGCCGGCCGTGATGCCCAGCCCGCGCCACGCATTGGCGTTGAGCAGCGCACCCTGCGTGCCCGCGCCCAGGGCCGAGGTGGCCTCGACCACCGCGCGGTAATCCGC
It encodes the following:
- a CDS encoding tetratricopeptide repeat protein, whose translation is MRKFPFAMRVGAAGMLALAALLAGCGSLSGSEMSRRTDADIEVARQRQADEKAELTSPGTYLSLIRRMQEQGMYYASLAHIDAYVQRFGRTPDVLLLRADALRETDQPAAAEADYRAVVEATSALGAGTQGALLNANAWRGLGITAGRQGRFAEAVRRLQLAARGNPTDASTESDLGYALMRAGEVEQARVPLMQAAQLDAANPKIAGNLAIWLDVNDRKEAAAALTAHARLSEAARKAIDEDAARVRSAWRDRRVARDTAPQPVQRAVVANPAVMPAAAAPRSSAPLAFQRGRLLDNLEAAQ
- a CDS encoding DUF3613 domain-containing protein; its protein translation is MTSKIVYLLCAASLAWSGLAGAQGFSGAADATQAARQASPRVNDSTRALMSAQRDGVYAGDAVPLRGEQAALAYQRYLDSFSRPMPGLSQGSAGQRGAAPTAPAGTSSR
- a CDS encoding TadG family pilus assembly protein, whose protein sequence is MPTDRLRRTARGVVSLLTTVFVATLGLTLLVSVDIGNVFFTQRALQRAADMAAMAAAQRLDIPTQVAQQSVTQNGLSVTPTVVPGVWNATNTAAAPSYFCASGSTGCIGTVNAAQVTLTQNVPYFFSVGQRTLTATAIAKNTAIVSFSLGSGLASTNTGLLNSVLGALLGNGNSALNLDLVSYQGLANTTIRVSDLMAALNVGTVQQLIAAQVSLSQLVSAVVSAGGQNGLTGVSVGTVVAPNTLVLGALLRNTLINVGNSTGTPGVLQFLAQAGNDQSVLNAQLNVLDLVTTAAQIANNKNAVAISTGLTLPGLLGTTLNLKVIQPPVIAIGPPGKDTSGNWMTQASAGQVRLGLNVSASVLGLATINVPIGVVVAGASAHAVDAYCPVPRVNLSADIAGTISPVSSCIAAGADSVASGTLNCGSASAAPLLSALGIPVVSIYSNPPASSSVSFGSDTPYRGLQIAVGQTQRVTATGGFFSSLLSSNSNLKVTVLNALLLAVPISAVSAELSTVGSILDSSLTPVLELLGVQLGYADIKVLSVNCDAVELVF